In one window of Eubalaena glacialis isolate mEubGla1 chromosome 13, mEubGla1.1.hap2.+ XY, whole genome shotgun sequence DNA:
- the ZSWIM1 gene encoding zinc finger SWIM domain-containing protein 1 — protein MALTMLNEFLIEDPSPPLLFYQLSKTAQLDALNYQSCFMQGVFAHFPEILFIHRTYNPRGKVLYTFLVDGPRVQLEGHLARAVYFAIPAEEDAEGLAQMFQVFKKFNPAWERVCTILVDPHFLLLPTLAMEFPTAEVLLSAFHICKFLQGKFYQLSLEQPVERVLLTSLQSTMCSATAGNLRKLYTLLSTCIPPAQLPELHSHWLLNDRIWLAHRWRSRAESSHYFQGLEVTAHVLSQFFGTTPSVEKGMTALLQYLQQNSGDKASFSLGLSPPNNHPPLDGSPESPKVEQLVEARIQHSLNAICTGPAAQLCLGELAVVQKSMHLIGSGSEKVNIQILEDTHRVQPQTPTSCSCYFNQAFRLPCRHILTMLSARRQVLQPDMLPAGWTAGCAASLGDIVGSKWSETLDKHLAVALLTEEVGQRLQHCSQEEFERRYGTLRELADSWIGPYEQVQL, from the coding sequence ATGGCCCTGACAATGCTGAATGAGTTCCTGATTGAGGACCCAAGCCCACCTCTGCTGTTCTATCAGCTTAGCAAGACTGCCCAGTTAGACGCCCTCAACTATCAAAGCTGCTTTATGCAGGgggtctttgcccattttcctgAAATCTTATTTATCCACCGGACCTATAACCCAAGGGGCAAGGTGTTATATACCTTCCTGGTGGATGGACCTCGGGTGCAGCTGGAGGGTCACCTTGCCCGGGCAGTCTACTTCGCCATTCCTGCCGAGGAGGATGCTGAAGGCTTGGCCCAGATGTTCCAGGTATTCAAGAAGTTTAACCCAGCATGGGAGAGAGTCTGTACCATCCTGGTGGATCCCCACTTCCTCCTGCTGCCCACTCTCGCTATGGAGTTCCCCACAGCTGAGGTCCTGCTCTCAGCCTTCCACATCTGTAAGTTCCTCCAGGGCAAGTTCTATCAACTGTCCCTCGAACAGCCTGTGGAGAGGGTCCTTCTGACCTCCCTGCAGAGCACGATGTGCTCGGCCACAGCTGGAAACCTGAGGAAGTTGTATACACTCCTGAGCACCTGCATCCCGCCGGCCCAGCTGCCGGAGCTCCACTCACACTGGCTGCTCAACGACCGCATCTGGCTGGCCCACCGCTGGAGAAGCCGAGCCGAGAGCAGCCACTACTTCCAGGGCCTGGAGGTCACCGCCCACGTCCTCAGCCAGTTCTTTGGCACCACCCCATCTGTGGAAAAAGGCATGACCGCCCTGCTCCAATACCTGCAGCAGAACTCAGGAGACAAGGCGAGTTTCAGCCTGGGCCTGAGTCCCCCGAACAATCATCCCCCTTTGGATGGCAGCCCCGAAAGCCCTAAAGTGGAGCAGTTGGTAGAAGCCCGCATCCAGCACTCCCTTAATGCCATCTGCACGGGGCCGGCCGCCCAGCTCTGCCTGGGCGAGCTTGCCGTGGTCCAGAAATCCATGCACCTCATCGGCTCTGGTTCCGAAAAGGTGAACATACAGATCCTGGAGGACACCCATAGGGTGCAGCCCCAGACCCCGACCAGCtgcagctgctactttaaccagGCCTTCCGTCTGCCCTGCCGCCACATCCTCACCATGCTCAGTGCCCGCCGCcaggtgctccagccagacatgCTGCCAGCTGGGTGGACGGCAGGCTGTGCTGCCAGCCTCGGTGACATCGTGGGCAGCAAGTGGAGTGAGACCCTGGATAAGCACTTGGCCGTGGCGCTCCTCACAGAGGAGGTGGGTCAGCGCCTGCAGCACTGCAGTCAGGAGGAGTTTGAACGGCGGTACGGCACCCTGCGCGAGCTGGCCGACAGCTGGATCGGCCCTTATGAGCAGGTCCAACTCTGA
- the NEURL2 gene encoding neuralized-like protein 2, which yields MAAASDPVELGAPWGPARPEPPPTRFHPVHGANIRVDPSGTRATRVESFAHGVCFSREPLAPGQVFLVEIEEKELGWCGHLRLGLTALDPASLDAVPEFSLPDLVSLGHTWVFAITRHHNRVPREGRPEAEALAPSCPPPLLVEPHLCIEQFRIPRDRLVGRSRPGLYSHLLDQLYELNMLPPTARRSRLGVLFCPRPDGTADMHIVINGEDMGPSARGLPAAQPLYAVVDVFASTKSVRLVQVEYGLPSLQTLCRLVIQRSVVHRLAIDGLHLPKGLKDFCKYE from the exons ATGGCTGCTGCCTCCGACCCCGTGGAACTGGGTGCGCCCTGGGGACCCGCGCGCCCCGAGCCCCCTCCCACCCGCTTCCACCCGGTACACGGTGCCAACATCCGCGTTGACCCCTCCGGGACGCGGGCCACACGCGTGGAGAGCTTCGCCCACGGCGTGTGCTTCAGTCGCGAGCCGCTGGCCCCCGGCCAGGTGTTCCTGGTGGAGATCGAGGAGAAAGAGCTGGGCTGGTGCGGGCACCTGCGCCTCGGCTTGACTGCGCTGGACCCCGCCAGTCTGGACGCCGTGCCCGAGTTTTCGCTGCCCGACCTGGTCAGCCTCGGCCACACCTGGGTCTTCGCCATCACGCGCCATCACAACCGCGTGCCCCGGGAGGGCCGACCGGAGGCGGAGGCGCTGGCCcccagctgccccccacccctcctggtGGAACCGCATCTGTGCATTGAGCAGTTTCGCATTCCCCGCGACCGCCTGGTGGGCCGCAGCCGGCCCGGGCTGTACAGCCACCTCTTGGACCAGCTCTATGAGCTAAACATGCTGCCTCCGACCGCGCGCCGGAGCCGCCTGGGCGTTCTCTTCTGCCCGCGCCCCGACGGCACGGCTGACATGCATATCGTCATCAACGGCGAGGACATGGGCCCCAGCGCCCGGGGGCTGCCAGCCGCCCAGCCCCTCTACGCAGTGGTGGACGTCTTCGCCTCCACCAAGAGCGTGCGCCTGGTCCAGGTCGAGTATGGCT TGCCGTCCCTGCAGACTCTGTGCCGCCTAGTGATCCAGAGGAGTGTGGTGCACCGGTTGGCCATTGATGGGCTCCACCTGCCCAAAGGACTTAAGGATTTCTGCAAGTATGAGTGA
- the ZSWIM3 gene encoding zinc finger SWIM domain-containing protein 3 isoform X1: protein MELGSCFKTYEDFKECFSAYKKENRCSFILRDCVSVRFHNLNHGTSIREDILYVQVKFVCIRTQSNRKRTAAAAMCPAYLLLRYNEKLDRLFISELNTQHIHVDSKTTGPRGDATGKSQKKLQPAQPTINKDLGTAEKSLVEPSFCLDKVQTPSKPEQEGITPSDLAKIAKVMKNFLKVDVGSMASFSVGSSQDLDRLSFQSSKMSDLFIRFPENLLLHRVENAQGHILYAFFVESKEREGRVVHFAVLKAETATSVAKMLSIFTEFNSDWPKVKVVFVDPSFPHRAILQEIFPAARILLSIYHTTRLLEKKLHRSSADPSFKRLMKEALREAVFVTSEASLQNLCQMSQALLDERLFSFLQAHWFSCELLWYMHVRKGLHACNTYMDSLDVVTSKVSSLFREQQSLLDCILRFVDYIDFFNTKGLKNLPTAPPRLKRARAASMAPKSKKASGICGGSLSRLPVQEAQPEPQQVQEPQQQPQGQPSQGGMLDSLLQSGSDLAYKLCHNEWAVVQNSTHLVDVAGCSVDVQLLEDSHQASKDGCSCSCSFQQRYHLPCRHILALLHTSQRPVGEAMVCRRWQKRYQHLLGPSGELRDPVLMPNAGQPGEKGRNDMIQDLSRELANLLMQSEGPELEERCSTLRKIVDIWAAPCQPPEPSQRPGDFKDVGRLPFLWGKQEEGEGLAPPGATIHD, encoded by the coding sequence ATATGTGCAGGTGAAATTTGTCTGTATTCGGACCCAGTCAAACAGGAAGAGAACAGCAGCGGCGGCTATGTGCCCAGCATACTTGCTCCTGCGGTACAATGAGAAACTGGATAGACTATTTATCAGTGAACTCAACACACAGCATATACACGTTGACTCCAAAACCACGGGTCCTAGAGGAGACGCCACTGGCAAATCTCAGAAGAAACTCCAGCCTGCACAGCCCACGATCAACAAAGACCTTGGCACAGCTGAGAAGTCCCTGGTTGAGCCATCATTTTGCTTAGATAAGGTCCAAACACCCTCAAAGCCAGAGCAGGAGGGCATCACTCCTTCTGACCTGGCCAAGATAGCCAAAGTGATGAAGAACTTTCTTAAGGTGGATGTGGGTTCCATGGCCTCCTTCAGTGTGGGCAGCAGCCAAGACCTGGACAGGCTCAGCTTCCAGAGCAGCAAGATGAGCGACCTCTTCATCCGCTTCCCTGAGAATCTCTTGCTGCACCGGGTGGAGAATGCCCAGGGCCACATCCTCTACGCTTTCTTCGTGGAGAGCAAAGAACGAGAGGGGCGAGTGGTACACTTTGCGGTGCTCAAGGCCGAGACAGCCACCTCCGTGGCCAAGATGCTGAGTATCTTTACAGAGTTCAACTCAGATTGGCCCAAGGTCAAGGTGGTCTTTGTGGACCCGTCCTTCCCTCATCGAGCCATCCTGCAGGAGATCTTCCCTGCTGCCCGCATCCTCCTCTCCATCTATCACACGACCCGACTCTTGGAGAAGAAGTTGCATCGTAGTTCAGCAGATCCATCCTTTAAAAGGCTCATGAAGGAAGCCCTGCGGGAGGCCGTGTTTGTCACTTCCGAGGCCAGCCTGCAAAATCTCTGCCAGATGTCCCAAGCCCTGCTCGATGAGCGGCTCTTCAGCTTCCTTCAGGCCCACTGGTTCTCCTGTGAACTGCTGTGGTACATGCACGTCAGGAAGGGCCTGCACGCCTGTAACACCTACATGGACAGCCTGGACGTCGTCACCAGCAAGGTGTCGAGCCTCTTCCGGGAACAGCAGTCCCTGCTGGACTGCATCCTTCGCTTTGTGGATTACATAGACTTCTTTAACACCAAAGGCTTGAAGAACTTGCCCACTGCTCCCCCCAGGTTAAAGAGAGCCCGGGCAGCAAGCATGGCACCAAAGTCCAAGAAGGCTTCTGGAATCTGCGGAGGGAGCCTCAGCAGGCTGCCCGTGCAAGAGGCACAGCCAGAGCCGCAGCAGGTGCAGGAGCcgcagcagcagccccaggggcAGCCCTCCCAGGGCGGCATGCTAGACTCCTTACTCCAGAGTGGCTCCGATCTGGCCTACAAGCTATGCCACAATGAGTGGGCGGTGGTGCAGAACTCCACGCACCTGGTGGACGTGGCTGGCTGCTCCGTGGACGTGCAGCTGCTAGAGGACTCCCACCAGGCGAGCAAAGACGGCTGCAGCTGCAGCTGCTCCTTTCAACAGCGGTACCACCTGCCGTGCCGGCACATTTTGGCCCTGCTGCACACCAGCCAGAGGCCCGTGGGCGAAGCCATGGTGTGCCGCCGGTGGCAGAAGAGGTACCAGCACCTCCTCGGGCCCAGCGGGGAGCTCCGGGACCCTGTCCTGATGCCGAACGCAGGCCAGCCAGGGGAGAAAGGCCGGAACGACATGATTCAGGACCTAAGCAGGGAGCTCGCGAACCTGCTGATGCAGAGTGAGGGACCAGAGCTGGAGGAGCGCTGTTCCACCTTGCGCAAGATTGTGGACATCTGGGCGGCCCCCTGCCAGCCTCCTGAGCCCAGTCAGCGGCCGGGGGACTTCAAGGATGTGGGCCGCCTCCCTTTCCTCTGGGGAaagcaggaggaaggggagggactcGCTCCTCCTGGAGCCACAATTCACGATTGA
- the SPATA25 gene encoding spermatogenesis-associated protein 25: MSYFMSPQTHPGLPPSGQGGAASLGSSLGLYSPVEPVVVASGGQGPLSQKAEQATPVAQAWGPALAVPEARGCPGGASWEPLRRKEYSRYCHKFPHARQPESLGWEDGCSRSRAPYLGGPSRPGPLLCGLPSEAGGKEAGSQPDICILTLAMMIAGIPTVPVPGLREEDLIRAAQAFMMAHPEPAGAVEGARWP, from the exons ATGTCCTACTTCATGTCTCCACAAACTCATCCAGGTCTTCCGCCTTCCGGCCAAG GTGGGGCTGCTTCTCTGGGCTCATCCCTTGGCCTCTATAGTCCTGTAGAGCCAGTGGTGGTGGCCTCTGGTGGACAAGGCCCACTGAGCCAGAAAGCTGAGCAGGCGACACCCGTTGCCCAGGCCTGGGGCCCGGCCCTGGCAGTGCCAGAAGCCAGGGGCTGCCCTGGGGGGGCTAGCTGGGAGCCACTGCGGCGGAAGGAGTACAGCCGGTACTGCCACAAATTCCCCCACGCGAGGCAGCCGGAGAGCCTGGGCTGGGAGGATGGCTGCTCCAGAAGCAGAGCTCCCTACCTGGGtggccccagcaggcctgggccCCTGCTGTGTGGGCTGCCCTCtgaggcaggagggaaggaggccggCTCCCAGCCCGACATCTGCATTCTTACCTTGGCCATGATGATCGCTGGCATCCCCACCGTGCCTGTCCCAGGCCTACGGGAAGAGGACCTGATCCGGGCAGCTCAAGCTTTCATGATGGCCCATCCGGAGCCAGCTGGGGCTGTGGAGGGGGCACGGTGGCCCTAG
- the ZSWIM3 gene encoding zinc finger SWIM domain-containing protein 3 isoform X2 gives MELGSCFKTYEDFKECFSAYKKENRYVQVKFVCIRTQSNRKRTAAAAMCPAYLLLRYNEKLDRLFISELNTQHIHVDSKTTGPRGDATGKSQKKLQPAQPTINKDLGTAEKSLVEPSFCLDKVQTPSKPEQEGITPSDLAKIAKVMKNFLKVDVGSMASFSVGSSQDLDRLSFQSSKMSDLFIRFPENLLLHRVENAQGHILYAFFVESKEREGRVVHFAVLKAETATSVAKMLSIFTEFNSDWPKVKVVFVDPSFPHRAILQEIFPAARILLSIYHTTRLLEKKLHRSSADPSFKRLMKEALREAVFVTSEASLQNLCQMSQALLDERLFSFLQAHWFSCELLWYMHVRKGLHACNTYMDSLDVVTSKVSSLFREQQSLLDCILRFVDYIDFFNTKGLKNLPTAPPRLKRARAASMAPKSKKASGICGGSLSRLPVQEAQPEPQQVQEPQQQPQGQPSQGGMLDSLLQSGSDLAYKLCHNEWAVVQNSTHLVDVAGCSVDVQLLEDSHQASKDGCSCSCSFQQRYHLPCRHILALLHTSQRPVGEAMVCRRWQKRYQHLLGPSGELRDPVLMPNAGQPGEKGRNDMIQDLSRELANLLMQSEGPELEERCSTLRKIVDIWAAPCQPPEPSQRPGDFKDVGRLPFLWGKQEEGEGLAPPGATIHD, from the coding sequence ATATGTGCAGGTGAAATTTGTCTGTATTCGGACCCAGTCAAACAGGAAGAGAACAGCAGCGGCGGCTATGTGCCCAGCATACTTGCTCCTGCGGTACAATGAGAAACTGGATAGACTATTTATCAGTGAACTCAACACACAGCATATACACGTTGACTCCAAAACCACGGGTCCTAGAGGAGACGCCACTGGCAAATCTCAGAAGAAACTCCAGCCTGCACAGCCCACGATCAACAAAGACCTTGGCACAGCTGAGAAGTCCCTGGTTGAGCCATCATTTTGCTTAGATAAGGTCCAAACACCCTCAAAGCCAGAGCAGGAGGGCATCACTCCTTCTGACCTGGCCAAGATAGCCAAAGTGATGAAGAACTTTCTTAAGGTGGATGTGGGTTCCATGGCCTCCTTCAGTGTGGGCAGCAGCCAAGACCTGGACAGGCTCAGCTTCCAGAGCAGCAAGATGAGCGACCTCTTCATCCGCTTCCCTGAGAATCTCTTGCTGCACCGGGTGGAGAATGCCCAGGGCCACATCCTCTACGCTTTCTTCGTGGAGAGCAAAGAACGAGAGGGGCGAGTGGTACACTTTGCGGTGCTCAAGGCCGAGACAGCCACCTCCGTGGCCAAGATGCTGAGTATCTTTACAGAGTTCAACTCAGATTGGCCCAAGGTCAAGGTGGTCTTTGTGGACCCGTCCTTCCCTCATCGAGCCATCCTGCAGGAGATCTTCCCTGCTGCCCGCATCCTCCTCTCCATCTATCACACGACCCGACTCTTGGAGAAGAAGTTGCATCGTAGTTCAGCAGATCCATCCTTTAAAAGGCTCATGAAGGAAGCCCTGCGGGAGGCCGTGTTTGTCACTTCCGAGGCCAGCCTGCAAAATCTCTGCCAGATGTCCCAAGCCCTGCTCGATGAGCGGCTCTTCAGCTTCCTTCAGGCCCACTGGTTCTCCTGTGAACTGCTGTGGTACATGCACGTCAGGAAGGGCCTGCACGCCTGTAACACCTACATGGACAGCCTGGACGTCGTCACCAGCAAGGTGTCGAGCCTCTTCCGGGAACAGCAGTCCCTGCTGGACTGCATCCTTCGCTTTGTGGATTACATAGACTTCTTTAACACCAAAGGCTTGAAGAACTTGCCCACTGCTCCCCCCAGGTTAAAGAGAGCCCGGGCAGCAAGCATGGCACCAAAGTCCAAGAAGGCTTCTGGAATCTGCGGAGGGAGCCTCAGCAGGCTGCCCGTGCAAGAGGCACAGCCAGAGCCGCAGCAGGTGCAGGAGCcgcagcagcagccccaggggcAGCCCTCCCAGGGCGGCATGCTAGACTCCTTACTCCAGAGTGGCTCCGATCTGGCCTACAAGCTATGCCACAATGAGTGGGCGGTGGTGCAGAACTCCACGCACCTGGTGGACGTGGCTGGCTGCTCCGTGGACGTGCAGCTGCTAGAGGACTCCCACCAGGCGAGCAAAGACGGCTGCAGCTGCAGCTGCTCCTTTCAACAGCGGTACCACCTGCCGTGCCGGCACATTTTGGCCCTGCTGCACACCAGCCAGAGGCCCGTGGGCGAAGCCATGGTGTGCCGCCGGTGGCAGAAGAGGTACCAGCACCTCCTCGGGCCCAGCGGGGAGCTCCGGGACCCTGTCCTGATGCCGAACGCAGGCCAGCCAGGGGAGAAAGGCCGGAACGACATGATTCAGGACCTAAGCAGGGAGCTCGCGAACCTGCTGATGCAGAGTGAGGGACCAGAGCTGGAGGAGCGCTGTTCCACCTTGCGCAAGATTGTGGACATCTGGGCGGCCCCCTGCCAGCCTCCTGAGCCCAGTCAGCGGCCGGGGGACTTCAAGGATGTGGGCCGCCTCCCTTTCCTCTGGGGAaagcaggaggaaggggagggactcGCTCCTCCTGGAGCCACAATTCACGATTGA